In Malus sylvestris chromosome 16, drMalSylv7.2, whole genome shotgun sequence, the following are encoded in one genomic region:
- the LOC126606378 gene encoding probable xyloglucan endotransglucosylase/hydrolase protein 23 yields MASYTTTLILLPIFLLSFVVAPASAADLNQDFDITWGDGRAKILNNGELLTLSLDKASGSGFQSKHEYLFGKIDMQLKLVPGNSAGTVTAYYLSSKGSTWDEIDFEFLGNLSGDPYILHTNVFSQGKGNREQQFYLWFDPTADFHTYSILWNSQRIIFSVDGTPIREFKNQESNGVPFPKSQPMRIYSSLWNADDWATRGGLVKTDWSQAPFTASYRNFSAEACVWTSGASSCSSATSSNANNGAWLSQDLDSTSQDRLKWVQTNYMIYNYCADTKRFPQGLPVECTAS; encoded by the exons ATGGCTTCCTACACTACAACGCTTATTCTGTTACCAATATTTCTTCTCAGCTTTGTGGTGGCTCCTGCCTCTGCTGCCGACTTAAACCAAGACTTTGATATTACATGGGGAGACGGACGTGCTAAGATTCTCAACAACGGCGAGCTTCTTACCCTTTCTCTCGACAAAGCCTCCGGCTCTGGGTTTCAATCCAAACACGAGTATTTGTTCGGCAAGATCGACATGCAGCTCAAGCTTGTCCCTGGAAACTCCGCTGGCACTGTCACAGCCTACTAC TTATCATCAAAAGGATCAACATGGGATGAGATAGACTTTGAGTTCTTGGGGAACTTAAGTGGAGACCCTTACATTCTCCACACCAATGTCTTCAGCCAAGGCAAAGGCAACAGAGAGCAGCAATTCTATCTCTGGTTTGACCCAACTGCCGACTTCCACACATATTCCATCCTCTGGAACTCCCAGCGCATTATATTCTCAGTAGATGGAACTCCCATCAGAGAGTTCAAGAACCAAGAGTCGAACGGCGTTCCGTTTCCGAAAAGCCAGCCGATGAGGATATACTCGAGCCTGTGGAATGCCGATGATTGGGCAACGAGGGGAGGACTTGTGAAGACCGATTGGAGCCAGGCTCCTTTCACCGCCTCTTACAGAAATTTCAGTGCTGAAGCTTGCGTCTGGACTTCTGGAGCCTCCTCTTGCAGTTCCGCAACTTCAAGTAATGCTAACAATGGAGCTTGGCTTTCTCAAGACTTGGACTCTACGAGCCAAGACAGGCTGAAATGGGTGCAGACCAACTACATGATTTACAATTACTGTGCTGACACCAAGAGATTTCCCCAAGGCCTCCCGGTGGAATGCACCGCTTCATag